In the Palaeococcus pacificus DY20341 genome, one interval contains:
- a CDS encoding 2-oxoacid:ferredoxin oxidoreductase subunit gamma, giving the protein MRQEVLIGGFGGQGVILASVILGRAASVYDGLYAVQTQAYGPESRGGASRAEVVISDEPVDYPKALKPKYMVLLSQEAYDKYLPLAAEGAVVLVEADLVPHRNKELEKNLKVYALPFTEIAEETTGLSLTMNILVLGFLAKVTGLVEQDSIEKAILDAVPKGTEQINLRALHKGFELGEKALNGDL; this is encoded by the coding sequence ATGAGGCAAGAAGTCTTAATAGGTGGCTTTGGAGGCCAAGGAGTTATACTAGCAAGTGTTATACTGGGAAGAGCCGCTTCCGTTTACGATGGGCTTTACGCAGTGCAGACACAAGCTTATGGCCCAGAATCAAGAGGAGGGGCTAGTAGAGCAGAAGTAGTCATAAGCGATGAACCTGTGGATTATCCAAAAGCTTTGAAGCCCAAATACATGGTTCTGCTCTCTCAAGAGGCCTACGACAAATATTTACCATTAGCTGCAGAAGGAGCGGTGGTTTTGGTTGAGGCTGATCTCGTTCCCCATAGGAACAAAGAGCTCGAGAAAAACCTCAAAGTTTACGCTTTGCCTTTCACGGAGATAGCTGAAGAAACAACTGGGCTAAGCTTAACTATGAACATCCTTGTTTTGGGCTTTTTGGCAAAGGTTACAGGCTTAGTTGAGCAGGATTCAATAGAGAAAGCGATTCTCGATGCTGTTCCAAAAGGAACGGAGCAAATAAACCTTAGGGCACTCCACAAGGGCTTTGAGCTTGGGGAGAAAGCTTTGAACGGGGACTTGTAA
- a CDS encoding glycosyltransferase family 2 protein, which produces MLGGFKISVIIPAYNEAKRIGGVLSRIPDFVDEVIVVDDGSGDETSEVARSFGVKVIRLNENQGKGAAMSAGIEEVSGDIVVFMDADGQHKPEEIIKLLKPIVDGKADFVVGSRMIKTQGKRPFIRKLSNFLSTALIRLKLGVNVKDTQSGFRAIKREFLPQIESKRYEVETEVLIKAVKKGARVKEVPVERIYGIETGHFRFEDILRFLWTLLKY; this is translated from the coding sequence ATGCTGGGTGGATTTAAAATTAGCGTTATTATTCCCGCCTATAATGAAGCCAAGAGGATTGGGGGAGTTCTCTCGAGGATTCCTGACTTTGTGGATGAGGTTATTGTGGTCGATGATGGAAGTGGAGATGAGACGAGTGAAGTTGCGCGGAGCTTTGGTGTTAAAGTAATCCGCTTAAATGAAAACCAAGGCAAAGGCGCTGCTATGAGTGCTGGCATCGAAGAGGTATCGGGGGATATAGTGGTTTTTATGGATGCGGACGGCCAGCACAAACCTGAGGAGATTATTAAACTCCTAAAGCCAATTGTAGACGGAAAAGCTGACTTTGTAGTAGGCTCTAGAATGATAAAGACCCAAGGAAAGAGGCCATTTATAAGGAAGCTCAGCAATTTTCTGAGTACCGCGCTTATTAGACTTAAGCTCGGTGTAAATGTTAAGGACACTCAAAGCGGCTTTAGGGCAATAAAAAGGGAGTTTCTTCCTCAAATCGAGAGCAAGCGCTATGAGGTAGAAACCGAAGTGCTGATAAAAGCGGTAAAGAAGGGTGCAAGAGTAAAGGAAGTTCCTGTAGAGAGAATTTACGGCATTGAGACGGGGCACTTTAGGTTCGAAGATATCCTGCGGTTTTTATGGACTCTCTTAAAATATTAA